One genomic region from Streptomyces sp. Li-HN-5-11 encodes:
- a CDS encoding DUF4142 domain-containing protein, which yields MRITSSTIGTVLVGGALSVTLAALAYPSMLGIQNASSNPVRVIATTPYGPLTEADRNFVVFVRSAGLWEYPSGQLALKKGTTQAVRTAGQHLVIGHAALDASCRRIAPLLGVTLPNQPTPQQQGFLNTLTSDTGKQFDTDLANILRVTHGSIFNTIAKVRSTTENTLVRQLADQANDVVLDHITQMEKTGLVNFDQVNFQETTPPKLPAAQVTPPVPPAGQPPVVLTPPPGVPTDGVPVGPSVGPPADAPTASPTAG from the coding sequence ATGCGCATCACGAGCAGCACGATCGGAACCGTCCTCGTCGGCGGAGCCCTGAGCGTCACACTCGCCGCGCTCGCCTACCCGAGCATGCTCGGTATCCAGAACGCGTCCAGCAATCCGGTTCGCGTCATCGCCACCACCCCCTACGGCCCGCTCACCGAGGCCGACCGCAACTTCGTCGTCTTCGTGCGCTCCGCCGGACTGTGGGAGTACCCCTCCGGACAGCTGGCCCTGAAGAAGGGCACGACCCAGGCCGTGCGCACCGCCGGCCAGCACCTGGTCATCGGGCACGCCGCGCTCGACGCGAGCTGCCGCAGGATCGCCCCCCTGCTGGGCGTCACCCTGCCCAACCAGCCCACGCCACAGCAGCAGGGCTTCCTGAACACGCTGACCTCGGACACCGGCAAGCAGTTCGACACCGACCTGGCCAACATCCTGCGCGTCACCCACGGCTCGATCTTCAACACCATCGCCAAGGTCCGCTCCACCACCGAGAACACCCTCGTGCGCCAACTGGCCGACCAGGCCAACGACGTGGTCCTGGACCACATCACGCAGATGGAGAAGACCGGGCTGGTCAACTTCGACCAGGTCAACTTCCAGGAGACGACTCCGCCGAAACTCCCCGCGGCCCAGGTCACCCCGCCCGTACCCCCGGCCGGACAACCGCCCGTGGTCCTCACACCGCCACCCGGCGTACCGACGGACGGAGTACCGGTGGGCCCATCGGTAGGCCCGCCCGCCGACGCCCCCACCGCCTCCCCGACCGCGGGGTGA
- a CDS encoding copper resistance protein CopC, whose amino-acid sequence MGRRHANDGRHTIGPLLALIAVIAGALLASAAPASAHAVLTGSDPRDGSVLKTAPKQITATFDESVALVEDSLRVIGPDGRPVTAGDPRHAGGRGDTARVPLTSGLGQGTYTVSWRVVSADSHAVSGAFTFSVGKPSQTGSVAPPPAVNPAVEALYGVGRYTAYGALALLIGVAVFVLACWPSATAVRVVRRPFVIGWWALVAATVALVLLRGPYDGGGGPAGILDPGSLRRTAGSRPGIALLARLVLLLLVAALVRLRPPEPKPARRVAAAGGALALGLAATWAASEHASAGIQVPVAMTSSVLHLLAMAVWLGGLAALLLSLYRAPADEPLPPVAVARFSRIALVAVALLAATGVYQSWRGLGSWEAFSTPYGRILAFKIWAVLLMLLAASHSRRWTAHLLHVKEEEPVLVAAGRGGTAPAASAEEGDAAEPGQEEPGSPDEPGPQASRRGLRRSVLAEVTVGVVVLVLTTALTGTQTGRAAEETAATASRVPGQPDVSLTLLPYDTGKNTLVGRGKIQVTLEPGRVGRNVVQALVYGADGSIVAIPELRVTLTHAGRRIGPLDAQLADERGYWGSDTLNLPLAGTWTMRATVRVSDIDQVTVSKTVTIEP is encoded by the coding sequence GTGGGGCGACGACACGCGAACGACGGCAGGCACACCATCGGCCCGCTCCTCGCGCTGATCGCCGTGATCGCGGGCGCCCTTCTCGCGAGCGCGGCGCCCGCATCGGCGCACGCGGTGCTGACCGGCAGCGACCCACGCGACGGCAGTGTGCTGAAGACCGCGCCGAAACAGATCACGGCGACGTTCGACGAGTCGGTCGCCCTCGTCGAGGACTCCTTGCGGGTGATCGGTCCCGACGGCCGTCCGGTGACGGCGGGCGATCCGCGCCACGCGGGCGGCCGGGGCGACACCGCCCGGGTACCGCTGACGAGCGGTCTGGGACAGGGCACGTACACCGTGTCCTGGCGGGTCGTGTCGGCGGACAGCCACGCCGTGTCCGGCGCCTTCACCTTCTCCGTCGGCAAGCCCTCGCAGACCGGCTCCGTCGCTCCCCCACCGGCCGTGAACCCCGCTGTGGAAGCGCTGTACGGCGTCGGCCGCTACACCGCCTACGGCGCTCTGGCGCTGCTGATCGGCGTCGCCGTGTTCGTCCTGGCCTGCTGGCCCTCGGCCACAGCCGTGCGGGTGGTGCGCCGGCCGTTCGTGATCGGATGGTGGGCACTGGTTGCGGCCACGGTCGCGCTGGTGCTGTTGCGCGGGCCCTACGACGGCGGCGGCGGGCCGGCCGGGATCCTCGATCCGGGCTCGCTCCGGCGGACGGCCGGGAGCAGACCGGGGATCGCCCTGCTGGCCCGGCTGGTCCTTCTGCTGCTGGTGGCCGCGCTCGTACGGCTCCGGCCGCCGGAGCCGAAACCCGCTCGGCGCGTGGCCGCGGCCGGTGGCGCCCTGGCGCTCGGCCTGGCCGCGACCTGGGCGGCGTCCGAGCACGCCTCCGCCGGGATCCAGGTGCCCGTGGCCATGACTTCCTCCGTGCTGCACCTGCTGGCCATGGCGGTGTGGCTGGGCGGCCTGGCGGCACTGCTGCTGTCTCTGTACCGGGCACCGGCCGACGAGCCGCTGCCGCCCGTCGCCGTCGCCCGCTTCTCCCGTATCGCCCTGGTCGCGGTGGCCCTGCTGGCCGCCACCGGCGTCTACCAGTCCTGGCGCGGACTCGGCTCGTGGGAGGCCTTCTCCACCCCCTACGGCAGGATCCTCGCCTTCAAGATCTGGGCCGTGCTGCTGATGCTGCTGGCGGCGTCGCACTCCCGGCGCTGGACGGCACACCTGCTGCACGTGAAGGAAGAAGAACCGGTGCTGGTCGCTGCGGGCCGCGGAGGGACGGCTCCCGCCGCCTCCGCCGAGGAGGGCGATGCGGCGGAGCCCGGTCAGGAGGAGCCCGGTTCTCCGGACGAACCCGGCCCTCAGGCGTCCCGGCGCGGGCTGCGCCGGTCCGTGCTGGCCGAGGTGACGGTCGGTGTGGTGGTCCTCGTGCTCACGACGGCACTGACGGGCACCCAGACGGGCCGGGCCGCCGAAGAGACCGCCGCCACGGCGAGCAGAGTGCCCGGGCAGCCCGACGTCTCCCTGACACTGCTTCCGTACGACACCGGCAAGAACACACTTGTCGGGCGCGGCAAGATCCAGGTCACCCTCGAACCGGGCCGGGTCGGCCGGAACGTGGTGCAGGCCCTGGTCTACGGCGCCGACGGCAGCATCGTCGCCATCCCCGAACTGCGCGTGACGCTCACCCACGCCGGCCGGCGGATCGGCCCGCTGGACGCGCAGCTCGCCGACGAGCGCGGATACTGGGGCAGCGACACCCTCAACCTCCCGCTCGCCGGGACCTGGACGATGAGGGCCACCGTCCGGGTCTCCGACATCGACCAGGTCACCGTGTCGAAGACCGTGACGATCGAGCCATGA
- a CDS encoding FAD-dependent monooxygenase produces MRAVICGAGIAGLSLAGRLHDVLGWEVVVLEKAARPRTEGYMIDFFGPGYDAAEAMGVLPWLEELSHPVSEAVFLDDRGRCRGRLGYDSFARSLDGRLLSIMRPDLELALRERLSFAVGLRFGTGPARIDAGAHGVQVTLTDGSTIDADLLVGADGIHSTVRDLVFGQERRYVRHLGYQTAAFTFRDPETHAELGDRFCLTDTVDRQMGLYALRDGRVAAFAVHRAAESGLPDDSRAALHREYGSLGWLVPRALAACPPSSQVYYDQVAQTVLPSWSRGRVVLVGDACHAVSLLAGQGASLAIAGACVLADQLARARRVEDALAGYERLWRPVVARRQRAARRTARWFVPGSPRQLRLRRAALRFAGLPGARRIVGAALAGKGRPVLRRPAAVPAWAGQVPHGAPGSSAAAAASGTPDAP; encoded by the coding sequence ATGAGGGCAGTGATCTGCGGAGCGGGTATCGCCGGGCTGTCGCTGGCCGGCCGCCTGCACGACGTCCTCGGCTGGGAGGTCGTCGTTCTCGAGAAGGCCGCACGCCCCCGCACCGAGGGGTACATGATCGACTTCTTCGGTCCGGGCTACGACGCGGCCGAGGCCATGGGCGTGCTGCCCTGGCTCGAGGAACTCAGCCACCCGGTCTCCGAGGCGGTCTTCCTCGACGACCGAGGCCGCTGCCGTGGGCGGCTCGGGTACGACTCGTTCGCCCGTTCCCTGGACGGCCGCCTGCTGAGCATCATGCGTCCGGACCTGGAACTGGCGCTGCGGGAACGGCTGTCCTTCGCGGTCGGCCTGCGCTTCGGTACCGGCCCGGCGCGCATCGACGCGGGCGCCCACGGCGTCCAGGTCACGCTCACCGACGGCAGCACCATCGACGCCGACCTCCTCGTCGGGGCCGACGGCATCCACTCCACCGTGCGTGACCTGGTCTTCGGGCAGGAACGGCGGTACGTGCGGCACCTGGGGTACCAGACCGCCGCGTTCACCTTCCGCGATCCCGAGACGCACGCGGAACTCGGCGACCGGTTCTGCCTCACCGACACCGTCGACCGGCAGATGGGCCTCTACGCCCTGCGGGACGGCAGGGTCGCCGCGTTCGCCGTGCACCGCGCCGCCGAATCCGGCCTGCCCGACGACTCCCGGGCCGCTCTGCACCGCGAGTACGGCTCGCTGGGCTGGCTCGTGCCCCGCGCCCTGGCGGCCTGCCCGCCCTCTTCGCAGGTCTACTACGACCAGGTCGCCCAGACCGTCCTGCCGTCCTGGAGCCGCGGGCGCGTCGTGCTGGTGGGCGACGCCTGCCATGCCGTGTCCCTGCTCGCCGGGCAGGGCGCGTCCCTGGCGATCGCCGGAGCCTGCGTCCTGGCCGACCAGCTCGCCCGCGCCCGTCGCGTCGAGGACGCGCTCGCCGGATACGAACGGCTGTGGCGGCCGGTTGTCGCACGCAGGCAGCGTGCCGCCCGCAGGACCGCCCGCTGGTTCGTCCCCGGGTCGCCCCGGCAGCTGCGCCTGCGCCGGGCCGCCCTGCGGTTCGCGGGTCTGCCCGGCGCACGCCGCATCGTCGGTGCCGCCCTCGCCGGTAAAGGTCGACCGGTTCTGCGCCGGCCGGCCGCGGTACCGGCCTGGGCGGGGCAGGTGCCGCACGGTGCGCCGGGATCCTCCGCCGCGGCAGCCGCCTCCGGGACGCCGGACGCTCCCTGA
- a CDS encoding MarR family transcriptional regulator, with the protein MPEQDNPAGTMDDVDAVTRAVLTASRLLVAVSARSLAEVEERVTLPQFRMLVVLATRGATKLVVLADLLQVAPSTAMRMVDRLIAAGLADRRTNPGNRRETLLQLTEEGRRTVEEVTARRRSEIAAIVARLGPTQRLALIEALGAFNRAGAEPPATPAVDDPEPHPLGWVVDEVIVHDV; encoded by the coding sequence ATGCCGGAGCAAGACAACCCCGCAGGGACCATGGACGACGTCGACGCGGTCACCCGGGCGGTGCTGACCGCGTCCCGCCTGCTGGTGGCTGTTTCCGCACGTTCCCTCGCCGAGGTCGAGGAGCGGGTGACCCTCCCGCAGTTCCGGATGCTGGTGGTGCTGGCCACCCGCGGCGCAACCAAACTGGTGGTGCTCGCCGACCTGCTCCAGGTGGCGCCGTCCACGGCGATGCGGATGGTCGACCGGCTCATCGCGGCCGGCCTCGCCGACCGCCGGACCAATCCCGGCAACCGTCGCGAGACCCTGCTGCAGCTCACCGAGGAGGGCAGGCGCACCGTCGAGGAGGTCACCGCGCGGCGCCGTTCCGAGATCGCCGCCATCGTCGCGCGGCTCGGTCCGACGCAGCGGCTGGCGCTCATCGAGGCCCTCGGCGCGTTCAACAGGGCGGGTGCGGAGCCCCCGGCGACCCCCGCCGTCGACGACCCGGAGCCGCACCCGCTCGGCTGGGTCGTGGACGAGGTGATCGTGCACGACGTGTGA
- a CDS encoding serine/threonine-protein kinase has product MQKLGRYLLEERVGAGSFATVWKAYDPELDTDVAVKVLADNWASNADVRQRFLAEARLLRRISSPRVVRVHDVGVQDDRPYFVMDYVRGGTLAEKIGHCGPAEALRLAAEAGHAVQVLHDTGVVHRDIKPSNLLLDTGRTPTAVLVADLGSAKRLADASGLTVTTGTPAYMAPEQAFQTGGFDGRADVYALGVVTFELLTGRKPFGSGGRVVLTAEQASTSSLPTISREPGIPHGIDALLRAALSVDPEDRPQTARAFADALLSQGEQGEGERAPARSPGPSRLVVWLAAVAVFLVTTVLTWLAR; this is encoded by the coding sequence ATGCAGAAGCTAGGTCGCTATCTCCTTGAGGAGAGAGTGGGAGCCGGCTCGTTCGCCACCGTCTGGAAAGCATACGATCCCGAGCTCGACACGGACGTCGCGGTCAAGGTGCTGGCGGACAACTGGGCCTCGAACGCCGACGTACGCCAACGGTTCCTGGCCGAGGCGAGGCTGCTCCGCAGGATCTCCAGCCCACGTGTCGTACGGGTTCACGACGTCGGTGTCCAGGACGACCGGCCGTACTTCGTCATGGACTACGTCCGAGGCGGCACGCTCGCCGAGAAGATCGGGCACTGCGGGCCTGCGGAGGCACTCCGCCTGGCGGCCGAAGCCGGGCACGCCGTCCAGGTGCTCCACGACACGGGCGTCGTCCACCGCGACATCAAGCCGTCGAACCTCCTGCTCGACACCGGCCGTACGCCCACCGCCGTACTCGTCGCGGACCTCGGCAGCGCCAAGCGACTGGCGGACGCCTCGGGGCTGACCGTGACAACGGGCACTCCCGCCTACATGGCGCCCGAGCAGGCCTTCCAGACCGGCGGGTTCGACGGCCGCGCCGACGTGTACGCCCTCGGTGTCGTCACGTTCGAACTCCTCACGGGGCGCAAGCCGTTCGGTTCGGGCGGTCGCGTGGTCCTCACGGCGGAGCAGGCATCGACGTCTTCGCTGCCGACGATTTCGCGGGAGCCGGGGATTCCGCACGGCATCGACGCACTTCTTCGTGCCGCGCTGTCGGTGGACCCCGAGGACCGGCCGCAGACCGCCCGGGCATTCGCGGACGCCCTGCTGTCACAGGGGGAACAGGGCGAGGGCGAGCGGGCGCCGGCCAGGTCCCCGGGACCGAGCCGCCTCGTGGTCTGGCTCGCGGCGGTCGCCGTGTTCCTGGTGACGACGGTGCTGACCTGGCTGGCCCGTTGA
- a CDS encoding RNA polymerase sigma factor, producing MIDEDELRQLVASAQAGDRVSLDRLLVRLRPTVMRRCSRFLPHHADAEEAAQDALLSISTHLHEYSGRGSFLGWVTVIASNAARSTYRSMRRRAEDSHAVLPAGADPRTTSVIAGTRLDLMEALAALEERHPALVESFVLRDLSDLTYLQVAEITGAPLGTVKDRIHQARRFMRDRLGGGF from the coding sequence GTGATCGACGAGGACGAGCTGAGGCAGCTCGTGGCGTCTGCGCAGGCAGGTGACCGGGTGTCCCTGGACCGCCTCCTCGTCAGGCTTCGCCCCACGGTCATGCGCCGCTGCTCCAGGTTTCTTCCGCACCACGCCGACGCCGAGGAGGCCGCGCAGGACGCCCTGCTGTCCATCAGCACCCATCTGCACGAGTACAGCGGGCGGGGCTCGTTCCTCGGGTGGGTGACGGTGATCGCCTCGAACGCCGCCAGGTCCACGTACCGCTCGATGCGCCGGCGCGCGGAGGACAGCCATGCGGTCCTCCCCGCGGGCGCCGACCCCCGGACGACGAGCGTCATAGCGGGGACCCGCCTGGACCTGATGGAGGCGCTGGCCGCGCTCGAGGAGCGGCATCCGGCCCTGGTGGAGTCCTTCGTGCTGCGCGACCTCTCGGACCTGACCTATCTTCAGGTCGCCGAGATCACCGGCGCTCCTCTGGGCACGGTCAAGGACCGCATCCACCAGGCTCGCCGCTTCATGCGGGACCGCCTCGGCGGCGGCTTCTGA
- a CDS encoding ZIP family metal transporter encodes MSSAHIALLGAIAGFTIYLGLPIGRLRTPAPRLKAALNATAIGILTFLVWDVLTHAWEPVDEALGKHAWGTVASGGGTLAVGLAVGLAGLVHYDAWMSRRRAAAVRPLGPGAAATAELAPGTTRSQAGSLALMIATGIGLHNFAEGLAIGNSAAKGELSLALLLIIGFGLHNATEGFGIVAPLAAEGERPSWLMLLWLGLIGGGPTFLGTLVGQHLVDDTLSIAFLGLAAGSILYVVIELLAVARRTGLKTLTTWCVLLGLLLGFATDAVVTAAGA; translated from the coding sequence ATGTCCAGCGCCCACATCGCCCTTCTCGGCGCGATCGCAGGCTTCACGATCTACCTCGGCCTCCCGATCGGCCGTCTGCGCACACCGGCCCCCCGTCTCAAGGCGGCCCTGAACGCGACGGCCATCGGCATCCTGACCTTCCTCGTGTGGGACGTGCTCACCCACGCCTGGGAACCGGTCGACGAGGCGCTGGGCAAGCACGCGTGGGGAACGGTCGCCTCCGGAGGCGGCACGCTGGCCGTCGGACTGGCCGTCGGACTGGCCGGGCTCGTGCACTACGACGCCTGGATGAGCCGCCGCCGGGCCGCGGCCGTCCGGCCCCTGGGGCCGGGTGCCGCCGCCACCGCCGAACTGGCGCCCGGGACCACCCGCAGCCAGGCCGGCTCGCTCGCCCTGATGATCGCCACCGGCATCGGCCTGCACAACTTCGCCGAGGGCCTGGCCATCGGCAACTCCGCCGCCAAGGGCGAACTGTCCCTCGCCCTGCTGCTGATCATCGGGTTCGGCCTGCACAACGCCACCGAGGGCTTCGGCATCGTCGCGCCCCTGGCCGCCGAGGGCGAACGCCCCTCGTGGCTCATGCTGCTGTGGCTCGGCCTGATCGGCGGCGGCCCCACCTTCCTCGGCACGCTGGTCGGCCAGCACCTGGTCGACGACACCCTGTCGATCGCCTTCCTCGGCCTCGCCGCCGGGTCGATCCTCTACGTGGTCATCGAGCTGCTGGCCGTGGCCCGCAGGACGGGGCTGAAGACCCTCACCACCTGGTGCGTCCTGCTCGGCCTCCTGCTCGGCTTCGCCACCGACGCCGTGGTCACGGCGGCCGGCGCCTGA
- a CDS encoding RNA polymerase subunit sigma-70 yields MTATCRACGGSIEGGGGPGRAASYCSQACRQRAYRERRRPAGVPVRELVSDIGDRLGRLRLEPGHAFRADVEALSTRFAQLRRLAREARQDPARPAVATAAVPDDTGFVTPAGVTNPGEDTCEDAFSALVEGHRRELRVHCYRLLGSYDEAEDLTQEAFLRAWRARETLEDVANARAWLYSIATNLCLDFLRKHSRRPAPYEPVPGMESGDGPPPPRLPWLQPFPDDQLPEIPAPRHDPDEQAVAGETLELVFLTAIQRLPPRQRAAVILRDVVGWSAKETADLLGSSLASANSAVQRGRSALRQALPDRREDWSADPPSAGDLALLQRYMDAAARADIDAMISLVREDAVLTMPPNPYWFTSRDALFAFVRPNLDPASPMFAGHWRHLPVRANGQSAVAGYLRRPGTSVFRAQLIDVLRVEEGRIAEITTFEPHLFAAFGLPMTLPGER; encoded by the coding sequence ATGACAGCGACGTGCCGAGCCTGCGGGGGATCGATCGAGGGTGGCGGCGGGCCGGGGCGGGCGGCGTCGTACTGCTCGCAGGCGTGCCGTCAGCGCGCCTACCGGGAGCGGCGGCGGCCGGCCGGCGTGCCCGTCAGGGAGCTCGTTTCCGACATCGGGGACCGACTGGGGCGGCTGCGGCTCGAACCCGGGCACGCGTTCCGTGCCGATGTCGAGGCCCTCTCGACGCGCTTCGCGCAACTGCGGCGCCTCGCCCGTGAAGCACGTCAGGATCCCGCTCGGCCGGCGGTCGCCACGGCAGCCGTCCCCGACGACACGGGATTCGTCACACCTGCCGGTGTGACGAATCCCGGTGAGGACACCTGTGAGGACGCCTTCAGCGCCCTCGTCGAAGGGCACCGGCGGGAGCTGCGGGTGCACTGCTATCGGCTGCTCGGCTCGTACGACGAGGCGGAGGACCTCACCCAGGAGGCGTTCCTGCGCGCCTGGCGGGCCCGGGAGACGTTGGAGGACGTCGCCAACGCGCGCGCCTGGCTCTACAGCATCGCCACCAATCTGTGCCTCGACTTCCTGCGCAAGCACAGCCGGCGCCCGGCTCCCTACGAACCGGTGCCGGGCATGGAATCCGGAGACGGGCCGCCGCCCCCGCGTCTGCCGTGGCTGCAGCCGTTCCCCGACGACCAGTTGCCCGAGATCCCCGCGCCCCGGCACGATCCCGACGAACAGGCCGTGGCGGGCGAGACCCTGGAACTGGTCTTCCTGACCGCGATCCAGCGGCTCCCGCCACGCCAGCGAGCCGCGGTGATCCTGCGCGATGTCGTGGGCTGGTCGGCGAAGGAGACCGCCGACCTGCTGGGCTCCAGCCTGGCCTCGGCGAACAGCGCCGTCCAGCGTGGCAGATCGGCTCTCCGGCAGGCGCTGCCGGACCGTCGCGAGGACTGGTCGGCCGACCCGCCCAGTGCCGGCGACCTGGCACTGCTGCAGCGTTACATGGACGCGGCGGCGCGGGCCGACATCGACGCCATGATCAGCCTCGTACGAGAGGACGCGGTGCTCACGATGCCGCCGAACCCGTACTGGTTCACCTCCCGTGACGCGCTCTTCGCGTTCGTGCGGCCGAACCTGGATCCGGCGTCGCCCATGTTCGCCGGGCACTGGAGGCACCTGCCCGTGCGCGCAAACGGCCAGTCGGCGGTCGCCGGCTATCTGCGGCGGCCGGGGACCAGCGTCTTCCGTGCCCAGCTCATCGACGTACTCCGGGTGGAGGAGGGACGGATCGCCGAGATCACCACCTTCGAACCCCACCTGTTCGCCGCGTTCGGGCTGCCGATGACTCTCCCAGGGGAGCGATGA